One Microbacterium sp. zg-B96 genomic region harbors:
- a CDS encoding helix-turn-helix domain-containing protein, translating into MPATPPPDAPLLAPAQVAELLGVSVDEVVALVLDGRLRGMKVGSPAQWRIEPDSVAGYLDDQAEEARRMALWRQSNAASFPELWGRGTVRRPD; encoded by the coding sequence ATGCCGGCCACCCCGCCCCCCGATGCGCCGCTGCTCGCGCCCGCGCAGGTCGCCGAGCTGCTGGGCGTGTCGGTCGACGAGGTGGTCGCCCTGGTGCTGGACGGGCGCTTGCGGGGGATGAAGGTGGGCTCACCGGCGCAGTGGCGGATCGAGCCGGACAGCGTGGCGGGCTACCTCGACGACCAGGCCGAAGAGGCGCGGCGCATGGCGCTGTGGCGGCAGTCCAACGCCGCGAGCTTCCCGGAGCTGTGGGGCCGCGGCACGGTCCGCCGGCCCGACTGA
- a CDS encoding P-loop NTPase yields the protein MTSAVVAVDAAAASDIALALERDGVQAVAAVAAAAPARAAADALLGDEGRDLLAAVTAADLLLLELRRDTIGPALVSLCDRHGVRIVPLCDTQGDERLAELYGLPAPLALADGRGISAALASGPPQPQTPPTRAGRVIAVWGPTGAPGRSTVAVELAVELARDGRRVGLVDADTHAPSLALALGLADEGPGFAAACRQADHDALTPAELSRISVPLGRGVEVLTGLNRPGRWPELSAQRVTAALQVCRAWTDETIVDVAASLERDEEIVSDLAGPRRNAAALAAVRAADLIVAVASADPVGMARFVRGHAELRATIGATPVIVVVNRMRGGVLGVDPRGQVRATLDRFCGIRDVWFLPYDLKATDAAMLAARPVLEVAGRSALSAAVRRLVGEAVAPVASAPPAAARSRRARPGRGKGVFARTA from the coding sequence GTGACCAGCGCCGTCGTCGCTGTCGACGCCGCCGCAGCCTCGGACATCGCGCTCGCGCTCGAGCGCGATGGGGTGCAGGCGGTGGCCGCAGTGGCCGCCGCAGCGCCCGCCCGCGCCGCTGCCGACGCGCTGCTGGGCGACGAGGGCCGCGACCTGCTGGCGGCGGTCACCGCGGCCGACCTGCTGCTGCTGGAGCTGCGCCGCGACACGATCGGTCCCGCGTTGGTGTCGCTGTGCGACCGCCACGGGGTGCGGATCGTCCCGCTGTGCGACACGCAGGGCGACGAGCGGCTGGCCGAGCTGTATGGGCTGCCGGCCCCGCTGGCGCTGGCCGACGGCCGCGGAATCTCCGCAGCATTGGCATCGGGACCGCCGCAGCCGCAGACCCCGCCGACGCGTGCGGGCCGCGTGATCGCGGTGTGGGGACCTACCGGAGCGCCCGGCCGCAGCACCGTCGCGGTGGAACTGGCGGTGGAGCTCGCCCGCGACGGCAGGCGAGTGGGACTGGTGGATGCCGACACCCACGCGCCGTCGCTGGCGCTGGCGCTGGGCCTGGCAGACGAGGGCCCGGGGTTCGCCGCGGCGTGCCGGCAGGCCGATCACGACGCGCTGACCCCCGCCGAACTGAGCCGCATCAGCGTGCCGCTGGGCCGCGGCGTCGAAGTGCTCACCGGGCTCAATCGCCCGGGTCGCTGGCCGGAGCTGAGCGCGCAGCGCGTGACAGCGGCGCTGCAGGTGTGCCGCGCCTGGACGGACGAGACGATCGTCGATGTGGCCGCCTCGCTCGAGCGGGACGAGGAGATCGTCAGCGACCTCGCCGGCCCCCGGCGCAACGCCGCAGCCCTCGCGGCGGTGCGCGCGGCCGACCTCATCGTGGCCGTCGCATCGGCAGACCCGGTCGGTATGGCCCGTTTCGTCCGCGGTCACGCTGAACTGCGCGCCACGATCGGGGCGACCCCGGTGATCGTGGTGGTCAACCGCATGCGAGGGGGAGTGCTGGGGGTGGACCCCCGCGGGCAGGTGCGCGCCACACTGGACCGGTTCTGCGGCATCCGGGACGTGTGGTTCCTGCCGTACGACCTGAAGGCGACGGATGCCGCGATGCTCGCCGCCCGACCGGTACTGGAGGTGGCAGGGCGCAGCGCCCTGTCGGCTGCCGTGCGCAGGCTCGTGGGGGAGGCGGTCGCCCCCGTCGCGTCCGCGCCGCCCGCCGCCGCCCGCTCACGCCGGGCGCGACCCGGCCGCGGCAAGGGGGTCTTCGCGCGGACCGCCTGA
- a CDS encoding sensor histidine kinase, whose amino-acid sequence MSTLSDLVYAQGRSSAEDVEWLHRLAGDGQLLADLAFADIVVWVPTSDDSFIAVAHTRPSGSATLFYRDIVGDRVRPQWRTQVRDAFTGARIVDSASPDWFEETPTRVRAVPIVRERAHGDVAPHVIGVLTRHTNLGETRTPSRQQITFNDCADDLFSMVASADFPDLNAPTSPRRGAPRASDGLIRLDPDGITTFASPNALSAFNRLGFEEELEGESLVEVTTGILPANRQFDESLPVVVTGRAPWRADVEARGVTVSLRTIPLRDHDKRIGAIVLCRDVTEIRHQEQELITKDATIREIHHRVKNNLQTVASLLRIQARRTHSDEAREALTQAMRRVSAIAVVHDTLSEGLAQNVAFDEVFARVLKLVAEVAAAPNTRARTRTTGQFGTLPSEYATPLALALTELVTNAVEHGLAGKEGDVEIAAERSDERLQVIVRDTGSGLPEGQVGRGLGTQIVRTLIQGELGGTIDWHTITGSGTEVTIDIPLRYIERSAG is encoded by the coding sequence GTGTCCACGCTCAGCGATCTCGTCTATGCCCAGGGGCGGTCATCCGCCGAAGACGTGGAGTGGCTGCACCGCCTCGCCGGTGACGGCCAGCTGCTGGCGGACCTCGCCTTCGCGGACATCGTGGTGTGGGTGCCCACTTCCGACGACTCGTTCATCGCCGTCGCGCACACCCGTCCGAGCGGATCGGCCACCCTGTTCTATCGCGACATCGTGGGCGACCGGGTGCGGCCGCAGTGGCGCACCCAGGTGCGGGACGCCTTCACCGGCGCGCGCATCGTCGACTCGGCGTCGCCCGATTGGTTCGAGGAGACCCCGACGCGGGTGCGCGCCGTGCCGATCGTGCGCGAACGCGCCCACGGCGACGTTGCCCCGCACGTCATCGGCGTGCTCACCCGCCACACCAATCTGGGGGAGACGCGCACACCGTCGCGGCAGCAGATCACCTTCAACGACTGCGCCGACGACCTGTTCTCGATGGTGGCATCCGCCGACTTCCCCGATCTGAACGCCCCCACCTCTCCCCGTCGCGGCGCGCCGCGCGCCTCCGACGGCCTCATCCGCCTCGACCCCGACGGCATCACGACCTTCGCCAGCCCCAACGCGCTGTCGGCGTTCAACCGCCTCGGCTTCGAAGAGGAGCTGGAGGGGGAGTCGCTTGTGGAGGTGACCACCGGCATCCTCCCCGCCAACCGCCAGTTCGACGAGTCGCTGCCGGTCGTGGTGACCGGCCGTGCGCCGTGGCGGGCGGACGTGGAGGCGCGGGGGGTCACCGTGTCGCTGCGGACGATTCCGCTGCGCGACCATGACAAGCGCATCGGCGCGATCGTGCTGTGCCGCGATGTGACGGAGATCCGCCATCAGGAGCAGGAGCTCATCACGAAGGATGCCACGATCCGTGAGATCCACCACCGGGTGAAGAACAACCTGCAGACGGTCGCGTCGCTGCTGCGCATCCAGGCGCGCCGCACGCACTCCGACGAAGCCCGCGAGGCGCTGACGCAGGCGATGCGGCGCGTGTCGGCCATCGCGGTGGTGCACGACACGCTGTCGGAGGGACTGGCGCAGAACGTCGCCTTCGACGAGGTGTTCGCGCGGGTGCTCAAACTGGTCGCCGAAGTCGCCGCCGCACCCAACACCCGGGCTCGCACGCGCACCACCGGTCAGTTCGGCACGCTGCCGAGCGAATACGCGACGCCCCTGGCCCTGGCGCTGACGGAACTGGTCACCAACGCCGTCGAACACGGCCTGGCCGGCAAGGAGGGCGATGTGGAGATCGCCGCCGAGCGCAGCGACGAGCGGTTGCAGGTCATCGTCCGCGACACCGGCAGCGGCCTGCCCGAAGGTCAGGTGGGCCGGGGCCTGGGTACCCAGATCGTCCGCACGCTCATTCAGGGCGAGCTGGGCGGCACCATCGACTGGCACACCATCACCGGCAGCGGCACCGAGGTGACCATCGACATTCCGCTGCGCTACATCGAGCGCAGCGCCGGCTGA
- a CDS encoding WhiB family transcriptional regulator, protein MDWRDKSACLTVDPELFFPVGNTGPAVEQIEKAKAVCARCTVTEICLQYALETGQDSGVWGGLSEDERRALKRRAARARRAS, encoded by the coding sequence ATGGATTGGCGCGACAAATCCGCCTGCCTCACTGTCGACCCCGAACTGTTCTTCCCTGTGGGCAACACCGGCCCGGCAGTGGAGCAGATCGAGAAAGCGAAGGCGGTGTGCGCTCGTTGCACCGTCACTGAGATCTGCTTGCAGTACGCCCTCGAGACCGGCCAGGACTCGGGCGTGTGGGGAGGATTGTCCGAAGACGAACGGCGCGCGCTCAAGCGCCGCGCCGCTCGCGCCCGCCGCGCCAGCTGA
- a CDS encoding histidine kinase — MPTTPAPTPIARLGGALLALEALGVAALVGWQVVALAGGDTGSMSSAIALMVLTAVTAVAVAAFSVAVFRGQSWGRSGGIVVQLLLLAVALGAVTGTFADPTVALLLAGPALLTLVLLVLGVREAAPRSEDRDAA; from the coding sequence ATGCCGACCACCCCCGCGCCCACTCCCATCGCACGACTCGGCGGCGCGCTGCTCGCGCTCGAGGCGCTGGGGGTCGCCGCCCTCGTCGGCTGGCAGGTCGTCGCTCTGGCCGGCGGCGACACCGGATCGATGTCCAGTGCCATCGCGCTGATGGTGCTCACCGCCGTCACGGCGGTGGCCGTCGCGGCATTCTCGGTCGCGGTCTTCCGCGGTCAGTCGTGGGGGCGCTCGGGCGGCATCGTCGTGCAGCTGCTGCTGCTGGCGGTCGCACTCGGCGCCGTCACCGGCACCTTCGCCGACCCGACGGTCGCCCTGTTGCTGGCGGGTCCAGCACTGCTGACACTGGTGCTGCTCGTGCTCGGCGTGCGTGAGGCGGCGCCGCGCTCGGAAGACCGCGACGCCGCCTGA
- the bcp gene encoding thioredoxin-dependent thiol peroxidase, producing MTSPQAGTAAPDFTLTDQDGRQVSLSSLRGQRVIMYFYPAAMTPGCTTQACDFRDSFPALQAAGYTVLGVSRDDPAKLRAFRERDALSFDLLSDPDHAVHEAYGAWGEKMNYGKVVEGVIRSTFVIDADGVIEHALRNVKATGHVARLRTLLKVG from the coding sequence ATGACTTCCCCGCAGGCCGGCACCGCCGCACCCGATTTCACCCTCACCGACCAGGACGGCCGGCAGGTCTCGCTGTCATCGCTGCGCGGCCAGCGGGTCATCATGTACTTCTACCCCGCGGCGATGACCCCCGGGTGCACGACCCAGGCCTGCGACTTCCGCGACAGCTTCCCCGCGCTGCAGGCGGCCGGCTACACGGTGCTCGGAGTCTCCCGGGACGACCCGGCGAAGCTGCGCGCGTTCCGCGAGCGGGACGCGCTCAGCTTCGACCTGCTGAGCGACCCCGACCACGCCGTCCACGAGGCGTACGGCGCGTGGGGCGAGAAGATGAACTACGGCAAGGTCGTCGAGGGCGTCATCCGCTCCACGTTCGTGATCGACGCCGACGGCGTGATCGAGCATGCCCTGCGCAACGTCAAGGCCACCGGTCACGTGGCGCGGCTGCGCACGCTCCTGAAGGTCGGCTGA
- the rsgA gene encoding ribosome small subunit-dependent GTPase A, which produces MSWLDDTDGPDDAPEFDEANIRMRPNPKANRPRTKRRPAHADARIARVLGVDRGRYTVLMDEDTPDEHTALAVRARELRKTPIVNGDLARVVGDTSGGDGTLSRIVGLQERTSLLRRSADDTDQVERIVVANADQMLIVVAAADPEPRERLVDRYLIAALDAGIRPLLVVTKTDLADPTAFLSHFDGVEGLQVFTSARGAMPTAEIGRHLSGHSTVFVGHSGVGKSTLVNELVPDAHRATGVVNQVTGRGRHTSSSTVTLRYHGENGNGWVIDTPGVRSFGLGHVDPANILAAFTDLAAVAAECPRGCTHRPDAPDCAIAEAVAEGKLGPNGPARLDSLHRLLTTFADK; this is translated from the coding sequence GTGAGCTGGCTCGACGACACCGACGGCCCCGACGACGCCCCGGAGTTCGATGAGGCGAACATCCGCATGCGCCCGAACCCGAAGGCGAACCGGCCGCGCACCAAGCGCCGTCCCGCGCACGCCGACGCCCGCATTGCGCGGGTGCTGGGAGTGGACCGCGGTCGCTACACCGTGCTGATGGACGAGGACACCCCCGACGAGCACACCGCGCTGGCAGTGCGCGCCCGCGAGCTGCGCAAGACGCCCATCGTCAACGGCGACCTCGCCCGAGTCGTCGGCGACACGTCGGGAGGCGACGGGACACTGTCGCGCATCGTGGGCCTGCAGGAGCGCACCTCGCTGCTGCGCCGCTCCGCCGACGACACCGACCAGGTCGAGCGCATCGTCGTGGCCAACGCCGACCAGATGCTCATCGTCGTCGCCGCCGCCGACCCGGAACCCCGGGAGCGTCTGGTGGACCGTTACCTCATCGCGGCGCTGGATGCCGGCATCCGCCCGCTGCTGGTGGTCACCAAAACCGATCTGGCCGACCCCACGGCGTTCCTGTCCCACTTCGACGGCGTCGAAGGGCTGCAGGTGTTCACCAGCGCCCGCGGCGCGATGCCGACCGCCGAGATCGGCCGCCACCTGTCCGGCCACTCCACCGTGTTCGTCGGCCATTCCGGTGTGGGCAAGTCGACGCTCGTGAACGAACTGGTCCCCGACGCGCACCGCGCCACCGGCGTCGTGAACCAGGTGACCGGCCGCGGCCGCCACACCTCCAGCTCCACGGTGACACTGCGCTACCACGGCGAGAACGGCAACGGCTGGGTCATCGACACCCCGGGCGTGCGCTCGTTCGGCCTCGGGCACGTGGACCCGGCGAACATCCTGGCGGCGTTCACCGACCTCGCCGCGGTCGCCGCGGAATGCCCCCGCGGGTGCACGCACCGCCCCGACGCACCCGATTGCGCCATCGCCGAAGCAGTGGCGGAGGGCAAGCTCGGCCCCAACGGCCCGGCACGATTGGATTCGTTGCATCGACTCCTCACCACCTTCGCCGATAAGTGA
- the aroA gene encoding 3-phosphoshikimate 1-carboxyvinyltransferase, translating to MSIAEYSPSHATPDGGWPAPTVAGSLDVAVAVPGSKSLTNRELVLAAIADGPGRLISPLHSDDSARMIEALRMLGVDVQEVAGTGVFGPDLVVTPASPLAGDAVVDCGQAGTVMRFVAAIAGLASGEVTLTAHETALHRPMGEMIKALRAVGSDIDDEGTWSLPFIVRGHGHVRGGEVEIDASGSSQFVSGLLLAAPRFDVGLTLRHVGSRLPSVPHIDMTVEALGRRGVHVERPTPNEWIVPAGPVRAKDVAIEPDLSNAAPFLAAAMIAGGRVSVAGWPAHSTQPGALLTEILQVMGARTQRRGGALTVTSGPTGIHGVDLDLSAASELTPTLFALAAFADGPSTFTGIGHIRGHETNRITALIGNLRALGGEAEELSDGIRIVPRPLTGGMWRAHHDHRIATAGALIGLAVPGVVVDDIGSTAKTMPEFPQLWAYLVRRAGVGDAQ from the coding sequence ATGAGCATCGCAGAGTATTCCCCCAGTCATGCCACGCCCGACGGCGGATGGCCCGCCCCCACCGTCGCGGGGTCTCTTGACGTCGCGGTGGCCGTGCCCGGTTCGAAGTCGCTGACGAACCGGGAACTCGTCCTGGCCGCCATCGCCGACGGACCCGGACGGCTCATTTCGCCGCTGCATTCCGACGACTCCGCGCGCATGATCGAGGCGCTGCGCATGCTCGGGGTGGACGTGCAGGAGGTCGCCGGCACCGGCGTCTTCGGACCCGACCTGGTGGTCACCCCCGCGTCGCCGCTCGCCGGCGACGCCGTGGTCGACTGCGGTCAGGCCGGCACCGTCATGCGATTCGTCGCCGCGATCGCGGGGCTCGCCTCGGGGGAAGTCACGCTGACCGCCCATGAGACGGCGCTGCACCGCCCGATGGGCGAGATGATCAAGGCGCTCCGCGCCGTGGGTTCGGACATCGACGACGAGGGCACCTGGTCGCTTCCGTTCATCGTCCGCGGCCACGGTCACGTCCGCGGCGGCGAGGTGGAGATCGACGCCAGCGGGTCGAGCCAGTTCGTGTCGGGGCTGCTGCTGGCCGCTCCCCGGTTCGACGTGGGACTGACGCTGCGACACGTCGGCAGCCGACTGCCGAGCGTTCCTCACATCGACATGACCGTCGAGGCGCTCGGCCGGCGCGGCGTGCACGTGGAGCGGCCGACGCCGAACGAGTGGATCGTGCCGGCAGGCCCGGTGCGCGCGAAGGACGTGGCGATCGAGCCGGACCTGTCCAATGCCGCACCGTTCCTGGCGGCCGCGATGATCGCCGGCGGCCGCGTTTCGGTGGCGGGCTGGCCCGCCCACTCGACGCAGCCAGGTGCCCTGCTGACCGAGATCCTCCAGGTGATGGGGGCACGCACCCAGCGTCGCGGCGGTGCCCTCACCGTCACATCCGGGCCCACCGGCATCCACGGCGTTGATCTGGACCTGTCGGCGGCGAGCGAGCTGACCCCCACCCTGTTCGCGCTGGCCGCCTTCGCCGACGGCCCGTCGACCTTCACCGGGATCGGCCACATCCGCGGCCACGAGACCAACCGCATCACCGCCCTCATCGGCAACCTGCGGGCCCTCGGCGGTGAGGCCGAAGAACTGTCCGACGGCATCCGCATCGTGCCGCGCCCCCTCACCGGGGGGATGTGGCGAGCCCACCACGACCATCGCATCGCCACGGCCGGCGCCCTCATCGGGCTGGCGGTGCCCGGTGTCGTCGTCGACGACATCGGCTCGACCGCGAAGACCATGCCGGAGTTCCCGCAGCTGTGGGCTTATCTGGTGCGCCGCGCCGGCGTGGGCGACGCCCAGTGA
- a CDS encoding sigma-70 family RNA polymerase sigma factor, producing MSDQVDSASDARTQFEEQALPFMDQLYAAAMRMTRNPADAADLVQETFVKAFASWASFTQGTNLKAWLYRILTNTYINTYRKKQREPYQGTIDDLEDWQLGGAESTTASSARSAEAEAIDRMPASVVKDALQSIPEDFRLAVYFADVEGFAYQEIADIMKTPIGTVMSRLHRGRRLLRELLADYANERGIDTTATRSAK from the coding sequence ATGAGCGACCAGGTCGATTCCGCATCCGACGCACGCACCCAGTTCGAGGAGCAAGCGCTGCCGTTCATGGACCAGCTGTACGCAGCTGCCATGCGGATGACGCGCAATCCTGCCGACGCGGCCGATCTCGTTCAGGAGACCTTCGTGAAGGCGTTCGCCTCGTGGGCGTCGTTCACGCAGGGGACCAACCTCAAGGCGTGGTTGTACCGCATCCTCACGAACACCTACATCAACACCTACCGCAAGAAGCAGCGCGAGCCTTATCAGGGCACGATCGATGACCTCGAGGACTGGCAGCTGGGCGGTGCGGAGTCCACGACGGCCTCCAGCGCCCGGTCGGCGGAGGCGGAGGCCATCGACCGGATGCCGGCATCCGTCGTCAAGGATGCACTGCAATCCATCCCCGAGGATTTCCGCCTCGCGGTCTACTTCGCAGATGTCGAAGGGTTCGCGTATCAGGAGATCGCGGACATCATGAAAACCCCCATCGGCACCGTGATGAGCCGGCTGCACCGCGGCAGACGGCTGCTGCGCGAGCTGCTCGCCGACTATGCGAACGAACGCGGGATCGACACGACCGCGACAAGGAGTGCGAAATGA
- a CDS encoding alpha-ketoglutarate decarboxylase translates to MTDCGCEKARRDLEEYLRHEVCKTEHSDIAEHLDHCAACRDEALVATTLTEVVARACKETAPEELRDQVLARLRAVQAAH, encoded by the coding sequence ATGACTGACTGCGGCTGCGAGAAGGCCCGCCGCGACCTCGAGGAGTATCTGCGCCACGAGGTGTGCAAGACGGAGCATTCGGATATCGCCGAGCACCTGGACCATTGCGCCGCGTGCCGGGACGAGGCCCTCGTGGCCACGACCCTCACCGAGGTCGTGGCGCGAGCGTGCAAGGAGACGGCACCGGAGGAGTTGCGCGACCAGGTGCTGGCCCGACTGCGAGCGGTGCAGGCGGCGCACTGA